The DNA region cttattcttgttctaagatatcactcgtacttcaacctgatagaTGTGATGATCCgggacactcatcatcatccttccttatgaacgcgtgcctgacaaccacttccgttctacaagcgagagctagagtgtatatctcttggattcctggtccacgacgcatggttgccttgcctgacaaccgagcctcccattccgtgagatcagagtcttcgtggtataagctagaattattggcggccattcctaagatccggaaagtctaaaccttgtctgtggtatttcgagtaggatctgagatgggatgactgtgacgagcttcaaactcgcgagtgttgggcgtaatgacagacgcaaaaggatcaatggatcctatttcgacatgatcgagaactgacagatgattagccgtgctgtgaccgagcatttggaccattttcactgagaggacgggaggtagccattgacgccggtgaaacccaaacatacagcttgccatggaaaggagtaagaatgattggatgaaagcagtaggaaagcagagattcagaaggaacacagtatctccatgcgcttatctgaaattcccaccaataaattacataagtatctctatctttattttatgttttatttatctttatattcgaaaaccattataactatttgaatccgtctgactgagatttacaagatgaccatagcttgcttcataccaacaatctccgtgggatcgacccatactcatgtaaggtttattacttggacgacccagtgcacttgctggttagttgtgcgaaattgtgacaaagtgtgattcacgtttgagagcaccagtCTTTGGcgtcattgttgatgatcacaatttcgtgcaccatcactCACGCTAAATCCCTCTAGATTTTTCCATATAGCCTTTAAAGCCTTCCCCATGGTTCCAACTGAGAAGGTTTTGGAAGCAAAGAGTCTGCCACAGAGACTATTGGAGCAAGTATTAATACCTTCTGATATGTCTGCCTCTTTCAGCAGAATCACATTCCTACCTCTTTTTTGGTTGTCTTCCTCGGTCCGATTTTCATCCCTCCTTGCTTCAGCCATGCAAATTACGTAGATTATCTTTATCAAACTAATAGTCAgaaatttgtgttaaaatttaaTTGACGCTGACAGTGTAGCCTTGACGACAGCAAAAACTCTGTTACAAACTTTAACAGAAcactaaaaaattctaacaaaacaCTTCCAAAAACACTTGTGTGTGCATATAAAATTGATCATTTAGTTAATactttgaattttcattttcataAGTTAATTTCTTTTCCACACAATAAGATCCTCCTCCAAATTCAGATTAATACAAAATATTCCTATCAAACCCCTAAATATACACATCCCAATATAAATAGATTATTTCTTTGAcccaaagataattaaaataataaaaaatgataaaggaattaaaaaaataataatataacatcTTAAAAATCTTCCTAAACATTCCTCTGGGCACTAAATGAAACAAAAGGAATatgcaattaaattttaaaatagagaaatattagggacatcaaaatttattattttgagtgAATATCTCATCTGTCTTCTGACaattattttgaaaggacaaCGATGTTCTTAAAAAACACATAATTTGGCCCCTGATCTTTTTTTTAGGAGTGATTAGTCcttgtacaaaaaaaaaaaaaataacattgacttttttggcacaggggctaATCCGTCCTATAAAAGTAAAGCTCAGGAGTCGAGttggtatttttttttgtcaatgccTCGTTGTCTTTTGAGGTAATTGTCAGAGActattttgaatttttctctattattttttattattacttagtCATTACTAAAAatataggataaagtatattaTTGAATTACTAGACTAAAGAACTAGactaaaaatattgaattaataGCTAAacgataactaaaaataataaattttaataatccttaatatttgtctttaaaatgttctaaaaaagtaatttttactTCATTTAGTCATTAAAAAGAGGTAATTACTCCGATAAtcttcaaaatttagaggataaattttcttttttcaaatattattataataaatataattacacGCGCATTCAACACATGAAATAAATCTCCATTATATatgttttaatataatatatgttTAAATTAAACTTTAAGAAATATTTGTGTAATTCTAGAGtgtatttgatataaaatttaattttattctgtattaaattgattaaatgtgtaattgataaaaaataatatatatacacaaaaattaatcattaaatcagtcatatatttatttttaatatatattttatattttatatttaaatatatattttatattgatgattTATTTGATAACTATTTTTTTGTATCTGTAATACAATTGTacattaataattattttcataTATTGAAGATGTATAAAACAAATTTACTATACAATATAATGCATCAAAGCATGTAATTTACTCTCGAATTTAAAAAGAATGTATAATGAGTAATTGTCATATCTAGAAAGCTAAGatttttaagataaagtattatTATGATCACTAATAAAGCTGATAATCCAGATTTAGACCTACTCAACTCAAGGAAGCTAATCACACCGTCTCCATAGCTAAGAGGCTGTCCCATCTTCGCCATGGCGCGGCCGAGGCCAGCTCTACGGCCGATACATACTCACGGTGGTTGCTGTTTGTATCAATGTCGATCCCGATCGAGCGACCTCAAGAGCACGGCGAGCTCTAGGAGCGCTATTAAGCTGCAGAATTATTTCGAAAGACAAGAAGacctttaaaaaaaatccaactcgactgctaaattttatttttatgggacTAATTAACTTCTAtgctaaaaaaattaatgttattttttttttgcacagaAGCTCATCAgtctaaaaaaaaaactaaaagccgagttgagtattttttttatttaaaacttcGTAATCCTTTTGAAATAATTATCAGGAGTCGAATAGGGTATTTCCTCTTAACCTGCCATCATTGTCCATGTCATCAAATGTCTTAAAGATGTCACGTAGCTGGTTtagttcttattatttttcttgaaTCTTGTGAACTTCTCATGACATGCTAGATAGATAGatcacattattatttttttagaggaATGTTAAAAAATTagcaaattttgtaatttatagtaATCACTTAGTTATTATTAAAAGTTTTAATGGTCTTATAAATTTTCTCATTTTTCTATCCAAGCAATGCAACTCCCCTCTTTTAAGTTTTAACGGCTtaggaaaaaatttattttaagtgatatatttttaaaaattaaaaaataataaaaataattgtatttaaatatttcatataaaaatatatttttattttgtaattatttttggatataataatataaaaatatttatttattatgttaaaaatattttttaatttaaaaagatataatttataacttttaaaaaatattttatttttaatatttttatttttattactaaaattttgtcaaacacattaaaaaataaaaatttttttttaataatttaatgatactcaaataaatactaaaaaaaaaagaaaattggctTTGTTAACTTGTTACATTATTTTCACTCCAAGACCTGACTTATTTGTTGCAAATtttattataactaattaatgttTTTAGTTTTGGAACCAAATGATATCATTCCTTGGTTTCTAACTCCCTGTATCCCAATGAATTAAAATTCATCCTATCCGATTGGTTCTTCTAGTGACAAAGtttctattattattactatcattattattgttaggagtaagtacgattttaatttttaagataaaagttaaaaatttattttgtcttttaatttttttgtatttaaatttatgcctaaaatttaatttaattttaaaatcgttaTTCGAACTAAAATACTCTTCACCTTCTTTACTAAAATATTcagtttctatttttcatttctttttcatcACAATAgcatctcttcttttttttcttcttcgtcACAGtatcagcaacaacaataaaatcagaaacaaaagtaatgtaataaacataaaaaatagaattagaaaTAAAAGCAGAAACAAAAGTGAAAAAATATATctgtattttaaatattaaagaatCAAAACACAATTCATTTCAACTAACAGCAAcaacagaagaaaagaaaaaaaaactatcaCCATCTCTCTCAACTTcgaagaaaaacaacaaagataGAAACGGAagtagaagaatcaataacaacaatgaaatcaaaAGCAGAAGAATGAAATcggaattaaaaacagaaaaaaaacaaaagcaaaagaacaatagaatcagaatcaacaacaatagaatcagaataaaaaataatgtgattaacaaaatcaacaaataaacaatgtaattaataaaagaaacagaaacaaaagaatcaacaatgtaattaacaaaatcatcaaattagaaGTAGAATGAAACTCTAGAGAGGACCAGCAACAAGGACGCAAAACAGTGGCAAGCGATGAGGAATAGCAGCAAGCAGCAAGGAGCAGCGGCAATCGACGAGCGAGCGAGGAGAAGGATCAGAAGCGGCGACATAGCGGACATCCTCCCTTGCCGATCTGCTAGCGTCGTTGTCGATCACTGGCACAGGAGCAGAAATAGCGACGTGGCATGCGACGTCCTTCCTCTCTCGCCAGCGTCATCACTACCTTATGaatgattttgtatgcaaaaaaaggttggaaacgaaaaattttttatcttatacttTAGagatcaaaatcgtacttaacccttattgatattagtggattaatatacaataaattatttataaaaaatattttgtaacatttaaaattaaaaatcaattatcaaattaatttttatgtataaatatttttttgttgctCATAATATTCTTAAATGTGacagattaataattaattctttataaaTTCAAACTCTATTTAAAGCTCTATTTAAAGATTTGATGATATGTACTAGATCACTATATATATAAGACGtcgaattttaaatatttattttaactaacaaaTAAGACACCAATTCAAGTTGATTACGCATAAGAATCCTTACCACGAACCAAATGTAGCCCGCCCTACACCCCTAATCAAAAAGGCAAGTCAAAAACACGCTTTCTGTTCTTCCATTTTAGCCTATGACTTTGATACCACGACAAAAATAGAATTCAAAACAATTCCCTGGAAAAAGAATTATATATACAAACAAAATCTTCATTGAAAATTATGGTGGGTGGTATTTGGGTGATTAAAAGTGAGAAAactcactttttttttcattcaaatccTAACCCAATGCCATCAATTTTCATTTCATGAATCTACATCATGATGTGGTGTATACATACGTAAGATTGAATCTATTTCCTTGATAGAATAATCGCTTCAAGGAAATTGAAATCATCATCATAACCAAAAATGGCATCAGAATACGATGATCAACTCGGTTGTTTACGTGAAATCTTTTCAAGATTCGACATGGACAACGACGGTAGCTTAACGATTCTAGAACTTGCCGCGCTCTTGCGTTCTCTAGGGATCAATCCCATGGGAAACCAGATCCACTTGTTGTGGACGAACATGGATGTTAACGGCAACGGCTATGTCGAATTTGATGAGTTAGCTTCAGCAATCTTGCCAGATCTGAAGAACGAAGACGAAGATTATTTGTTAAGAGATCATCATGCATTGCTCCTAACTGTCTTCAATTCATTTGATCATGACAGCGATGGATACATATCGGCGCTGGAGCTGGCGACGGCGATGGCAAAGATAGGGCAGCCGCTCACGTATGGGGAGCTCAGGGAGATGATCACGGCGGCCAGAGACGACGGAGACGGTGCCATTTGTTTCAATGAATTTGCTTCTGTTATGATTAGGTCAAAATCTGGATTGTTGggtcttgcattgttgttgtccGGAGACGAGTAAATTATTCGAATTCTGTACAAATTTACATACAgttgtcttcatatgaagttggtatttaaaaaaaagttaaataatttaatatatttaactaaattgtaatctatcaattattaattaccaacttcatataaaaataactagTCGTAAATTGTTACCTTCCAAATCTTCTTAATGTTTTCTTGATTATTAAATAGAGTATTAAAACAcagtttttttttcaatattcaaaaataatattgattTTATCTGTGTTTTATTACTTTGTTTAATTTAGTGTTAGGAGAATGTGTTTGAaggattttaaagatgtattattattacttttcttttgtgtttCTCCATTGAGATTTTACCTAATGTAACATTAATGACTACTAAAATTATCTATTTACATTAAGGTGTGAATTgtaaattatttaacatattttaCTAAATATCTAGCTATTTTGCGTTATATTGGATGATCATGCATGTTCTAGAAAGAAATGTGAATGATCATCAGGCATATACTAGAAAGAAACATTTTACCTGTGATGCAACGAAGTTAAATATTAGATGCATGTCAAATATTTCAAAAAGGTAGCATCATGAGCATATTGTTATAAATTGAAGTGGAGCTAATACATTCTCTTCACATCTAGAATAAAAAAACATCTAGAAAGAACCCAACTAACAAATGCAATTACATATATAAACTTTGCAGCATAATATAGTAGgtaaattaaacttaattaattcaacccaaaattaattgaaaatataaGATCAGAGTTGTATGTCAAGCACTACTTGTAAAAAATTACTATATAATCATAGCCATTTTTCTGCACTATTCTGGATTAAACTTTTCTCGCTCACTGTATAAATTCTTGAGGAAGTTGTGCTCTAAAACCAGAACCAGTACCAACTTTGCACCAGCTTATCAAATTATGACCTTGTTCTCCAATTTTGCACTTTCTGGAGAAGAGAAGCAAGACTTGGTTCGTTTCATGAATTGCAAAAATAAACTTTTCGAGCAATTATAATACGGtgtaattaagtattttttaaatattattttatatttagtctttataaaaaaataaaaaataaatatattttttaaaatttttaaataattaatacgtAAAAGtggtatttaaattaattaaagattaaaagttaaagaaaatattttttattataatatggtGGTGTTTCTCGTCGCCCTATTTTTTAGGTGGCTAAAGTGGTTAAGATTGTACAACCAATCCAGGATTTACATGTGGCACGTTTCATTTTCAAAGAAGAGTTTTTTTTGGGTGACCTTTTAAAGAAGAGTTTGAATACAGAAATCAAGGCGAATGCAGTGTTTTCGGTTTTCTCGAGTAAGTGGGAGCAAAATTTTGCGAGACGGCGCAAGATAAATGCAGTTAATTCAATATTATTCTTTTTTGTAGTGATTATCATCAAGACTTGacattttttaagaaaacaaaatttattttggtttttgagTAAATAGTAATATTCTACCTTGACAAATTAttcattttcaaaattaattttagatttttttataattaaattcgcctttaaaaatttttaagttaatcAAGTTGGTtcttttagtattttcattgttaaTAATGTTAAAGTTTGCTAATATTATACATTAAGTAAATATGATAAatgtataaaattaaatcaaatcaatttaATTAAGGCAGGACCTTGAGACATTAGAATCTTTTGGAGTTGATTTGAtctgattttataaatttatcatgtgTACTGTAGTATCACTTAATGTGTCATATCAATAAATTTTGACACAATTAACAATAAAAGTGACAGAAATACTAATAATGtgattaacttaaaatttttgaaaaacaaatttaattaaaaaattttaaaataaatttaaagaatgaataattttttaatgattaatttgacCATTTATTTTTCGATATtttgattaaatatatataaaaaatattaaaaaaaaggctACTATAATTTAGCTATCATTTCAAATATTTCATAAAAAGATAGTAACAAAATTTTCATGGTcagcaaaaacaaaaatattatgggCATTAAAAAATTCagtcatattatatatatatatatatatatatatatatatatatatatatatatatatatatatatatatatataactccgcctatgttacacgtGCGGTACATAGtcggtcccaagcccggataaaggaggagggttgtgttaggtcttcggcaaccaacgtaaaaatatagccgaacccccatgacatgaaccaaagacattattgcgctaaagctaggtcgttgcccggaagcaacgcgccgtatggctcgagtacggtgtcaaagcaagagccgctgcatcggtgcccggatgtagtgttaaatgagcaagggttctcgcgttttcgtgaacggacgagggtaaataagctagttcacaaaggaaaaggtaaaggtcgaagcgacaaaaggttgagatttgggacatggaacataggcactctaacaggaaagtccatggaggtggtggacaccatgacaaggaggaagattaacattatgtgcctacaagaaacgaaatgggttggtgcaaaggctagggagttggattcttctggtttcaaactttggtatacaggaaaggtgaagaataggaatggagttggaataattgtggataagcagtggaagaaggacgtagttgatgtcaagagggtgggagatcggatcatctctatcaaacttgtggtggagggaggtgctttccatgtgattagcgcctatgcaccgcaagtgggtttggacgaacaacacaagataaggttttgggaggatctagagagtttggttcaaggcatacctatgggagataagattttcttaggaggagatttaaatggccatgttgggagagaagtgactggatatgggagtattcacggaggccatggtttcggggtgatcaatgccgagggtaaaactattttggacttttcctcaacttttgatcttctcatcgcaaatacatgttttaaaaagagagacgaacatcttataacctataagagtggcatgacaagctctcaaatcgacttcttcttgttgaggagagtcgaccggaaattttgcattaactgtaaaattatcccgggagagagtttgacaacacaacatagggtgctcgtcatggattttcgcgttgagcaaaagttgaggaaaagacatcatacgaagaacccaaggacgaggtggtggcggatgaaaggtgaggaacaaagaagcttcctaagacgggtaggagaagaggcaaagtgggatgggaatggaagcgcggaagagatgtggagggagatggcagaagttattagaaaaacagcaaaagaaagttttggtgaatctaaaggaataggaccaagagacaaggagtcctggtggtggaatgcgagtatacaagaaaagataaagataaaaagggaatgctttaaagagtggtctttatgccgcaatgcagataactgggaaaaatataaggcggctaagaaagagacaaaagtggctgtaagtgaagcaagaacaagagcatatgagggtctctaccagtctttgggcacgaaagaaggagaaaaaggtatatatagaattgcaaagagccgggaaagaagaatgagagatttggatcaggttaagtgcataaaggataaggatggagaggtgttggctcaagaggagaagattaatgaaaggtggaagagctacttctacgagttatttaatgagggacagaagactcttccgagccttggtcgattgtgcacaagggaagaagatcaaaactttgactactatcgaaggattcgagacttcgagataaaagaggctctaaagcagatgaaaaatggcagggcagtaggacctgataatatcccgattgaggtttggaagggtcttggaggaaaaggcatcaactggttaaccaagctttttaatgagattttaaggtcaaagaagatgcctgatgagtggagaaagagcaccttggtacctatctacaagaataagggggatatacaaagttgcggaaattatagggggattaagcttatgagtcatactatgaagttatgggaaagggtgatagaacggaggttgagaaaagagacacaagtaacagagaaccaatttggatttatgccaggcagatctaccactgaagcgatatacctattaagaaggatgatggagaggtatcgtagtaataaaagggatctacacatggtgtttattgatttggaaaaagcgtatgatagggtaccaagggaggtcttatggaagattttagaaaagaggagagtaaggatcgcatatattcgggcaattaaagacatgtatgatggggccacaactagtgtgaagactcaaggtggtgtgacagaggaattccctattggtataggattacaccagggatcatccttaagtccataccttttcacactagtcttggaagtactcacagagcacatccaagagcctgtgccatggtgcatgctttttgccgatgatatcgttcttatgggagagtcaagggaagacttaaataagaagttggagttatggagagaagcgctagaagtgtatggtctgcgcataagccgtagcaagacggaatatatggaatgtaagttcagtttgagaagggaaaactcaaatatagaggtgaaaattggagagaacatcctacgaaaagttacaagttttaagtatcttgggtgcatcatacaggataatggagagattgaacatgatgtaaatcataggatccaagcaggttggtcaaaatggcggagtgcatctggttttatatgcgacaaaaaagtgcctttaaaacttaaaggtaaattctatcgcaccgctataagaccggctatgctgtatggtacggagtgttgggcggctaaaggggagcacgaacataagctgagtgtggcagagatgaagatgttgagatggatgagtggtcatacgcgattggataaaataaggaatgaagatataagggagaaagttggagtagcacccattgtggaaaagatggttgaatcgcgtctcaggtggtttggacatgtgagaagaagaccgatagaacatccagtcaggagggtggatgagatggaagatggacaaagggcgaaaggcagaggaagacctaagaagaccatccatgaggtggtcaaacgagatctacatgtaaacggtctctctgtagacatgatacatgacagagcacaatggcgtcgcttgattcatgtagccgaccccacttagtgggacaaggctttgttgttgttgtatatatatatatattatttaaattatttttaatatgtattatattttaatatatattttatataaataattaatttaacggCTCATTTTTAAGATAAgtctaacataataataataagaataaattttcagagtttaattttatttaatatctttTACATATGCTAAACTATAATTTAGAATTAAACACTATTTAATCTAGACTAATGGATATAAGTAACTCTAATATAGGGATGTCTCCAAGCCAATTGAGATCCATCACTATCCAACAAACTATGAATTTTATTTCACTTTCTCTGGATTCAGATTTCATGCGAAAAAAATTAGTGTTTTTGTTTTAGGGTTTATTTGAAACTGGATTATTGGGCTCAAATGGAAAGTTCAAATGTTGAAAGATGGTGGTCTCTGACTTATTTATATCTGAGAGTCGTTGTTTGAGTTGTACGTGTGTGTTTGAATAGGTGGGGGTAGTACCTGCAAGATACTTCGATGTTTAAGTTAGCAAGAAATTAAGCATGGTATTTATAGGAGATGAGCTAATAATTACCATTTGAGATAGTTTCACTTCTGATGGTGGATAACGATCCCTTTATTTTAGGATTGTTGAGATCTCCCTTCTAGAAGTGGgtgaaaaattctaaaagacaATTTCTCATTTAATTAAGTGTGAACTGCCTGTATCGAGCTGTTCTGACCTTTTAAAAGAGGTCAGATATGTAGATGTTTCGACCTTTTAAAAAAGGTCAGATATGTAGATGaggccaattttttttaattgagccTCTTAATTTTATTGGGCTTGGGTTATATGTTAAAATAAGGTATGAACAGTTCTTATTTCTAAATTTGATCCTATTATTAGTCTCGTGATGCAAagatttttatactaaaaataatataacattgTTGTCACTAAGGGGTTTCACTTTGCAGAAGGGAGGGGGGTGTTTCACTTTGCAGAATAGCACATTTGTAAAAGATTTTTTGGCGAGTTGTGATGAACCaaaataagatatataattaGTATGTTGCAAATCTTTCCAACCAGCTAGGATATGTCTCAATATGAACTATTACAATCTTAAATTATTAGCTAAGCTTATATGAAACTTGCATATATATGTTTCTTGTCCATAAATACTCTAAAATTTAGCTATCAATTTGATGTCCACCGTAAATTGATACATATTGAAAATATAGAACAATCATATATttaattgtattat from Arachis hypogaea cultivar Tifrunner chromosome 10, arahy.Tifrunner.gnm2.J5K5, whole genome shotgun sequence includes:
- the LOC112716228 gene encoding probable calcium-binding protein CML16; the encoded protein is MASEYDDQLGCLREIFSRFDMDNDGSLTILELAALLRSLGINPMGNQIHLLWTNMDVNGNGYVEFDELASAILPDLKNEDEDYLLRDHHALLLTVFNSFDHDSDGYISALELATAMAKIGQPLTYGELREMITAARDDGDGAICFNEFASVMIRSKSGLLGLALLLSGDE